A stretch of Hemicordylus capensis ecotype Gifberg chromosome 9, rHemCap1.1.pri, whole genome shotgun sequence DNA encodes these proteins:
- the C9H16orf78 gene encoding uncharacterized protein C16orf78 homolog isoform X4 yields MKTMNDNLLKQEERKVKKWLKKHAQVSPSGSYKSLCKPLSSYPESSQDTDTRPVSGKESLEIPWSQFGDHLSNFVSFLRLPTKRPNDDRKHSKDLTPFSRTDMPLHTLAGPNANSSRNSSYNVFPPNRDSRKGSHSRQPSLDNTTSLQEAVALFPSLQRLSTKIERLSLSKLQLHSPVSGFPTLQKKLKGMIEKAKEEDKLRSLEPLPQIKPEEILSCRYLRLSQSNISTLLELCKESGIYIDLHPHMKESDIDASTILSSSPSKTT; encoded by the exons ATGAAGACAATGAACGATAACTTACTCAAGCAAGAGGAAAGAAAAGTGAAGAAGTGGCTCAAGAAACACGCCCAGGTTTCACCTTCAGGGTCATATAAATCATTATGCAAG CCATTATCCAGTTATCCTGAGTCGAGTCAAGACACAGACACACGGCCAGTCTCTGGGAAAGAGTCTCTCGAGATCCCGTGGAGCCAGTTTGGGGACCATTTGTCCAACTTCGTGAGCTTCCTGCGGCTACCGACAAAAAGACCAAATGATG ACCGGAAACACTCTAAGGACCTCACGCCCTTCAGCCGAACTGACATGCCCTTGCATACTCTAGCAGGCCCAAATGCcaacagttccagaaacagcagctACAATGTGTTCCCACCAAACCGGGACTCACGGAAGGGCAGCCACtcccggcagcccagcttggATAACACGACCTCCCTCCAAGAAGCTGtggctctcttcccttccttgcaAAGGCTGTCGACAAAAATAGAAAGGCTCTCGCTCTCCAAGCTCCAGCTCCACAGCCCAGTCTCCGGGTTCCCCACGCTGCAGAAAAAACTCAAGGGCATGATCGAAAAGGCGAAGGAGGAGGATAAGCTGAGGTCACTGGAGCCACTGCCTCAGATCAAACCGGAAGAAATTCTGAGCTGCAG GTATCTCCGTTTGTCCCAGAGCAATATCAGCACCTTGCTGGAGCTATGTAAGGAATCCGGCATTTACATAGACTTACATCCCCATATGAAAGAATCGGACATTGATGCTAGCActattctctcctcctcccccagcaaGACAACTTAG
- the C9H16orf78 gene encoding uncharacterized protein C16orf78 homolog isoform X1: protein MVAGPHNWCPSLLQIIIMADNWKSSGSMDWLDSKRAKALRVSNDREAFQLKKIRRSLDSMKTMNDNLLKQEERKVKKWLKKHAQVSPSGSYKSLCKPLSSYPESSQDTDTRPVSGKESLEIPWSQFGDHLSNFVSFLRLPTKRPNDDRKHSKDLTPFSRTDMPLHTLAGPNANSSRNSSYNVFPPNRDSRKGSHSRQPSLDNTTSLQEAVALFPSLQRLSTKIERLSLSKLQLHSPVSGFPTLQKKLKGMIEKAKEEDKLRSLEPLPQIKPEEILSCRYLRLSQSNISTLLELCKESGIYIDLHPHMKESDIDASTILSSSPSKTT from the exons ATGGTGGCAGGTCCCCATAACTGGTGTCCTTCCTTGTTACAAATCATAATTATGGCTGACAACTGGAAGTCATCAGGGAGTATGGATTGGCTAGATAGCAAAAGGGCAAAAGCGTTAAGGGTTTCCAATGATAGGGAGGCATTTCAG CTAAAGAAGATTAGGCGATCCCTTGATTCAATGAAGACAATGAACGATAACTTACTCAAGCAAGAGGAAAGAAAAGTGAAGAAGTGGCTCAAGAAACACGCCCAGGTTTCACCTTCAGGGTCATATAAATCATTATGCAAG CCATTATCCAGTTATCCTGAGTCGAGTCAAGACACAGACACACGGCCAGTCTCTGGGAAAGAGTCTCTCGAGATCCCGTGGAGCCAGTTTGGGGACCATTTGTCCAACTTCGTGAGCTTCCTGCGGCTACCGACAAAAAGACCAAATGATG ACCGGAAACACTCTAAGGACCTCACGCCCTTCAGCCGAACTGACATGCCCTTGCATACTCTAGCAGGCCCAAATGCcaacagttccagaaacagcagctACAATGTGTTCCCACCAAACCGGGACTCACGGAAGGGCAGCCACtcccggcagcccagcttggATAACACGACCTCCCTCCAAGAAGCTGtggctctcttcccttccttgcaAAGGCTGTCGACAAAAATAGAAAGGCTCTCGCTCTCCAAGCTCCAGCTCCACAGCCCAGTCTCCGGGTTCCCCACGCTGCAGAAAAAACTCAAGGGCATGATCGAAAAGGCGAAGGAGGAGGATAAGCTGAGGTCACTGGAGCCACTGCCTCAGATCAAACCGGAAGAAATTCTGAGCTGCAG GTATCTCCGTTTGTCCCAGAGCAATATCAGCACCTTGCTGGAGCTATGTAAGGAATCCGGCATTTACATAGACTTACATCCCCATATGAAAGAATCGGACATTGATGCTAGCActattctctcctcctcccccagcaaGACAACTTAG
- the C9H16orf78 gene encoding uncharacterized protein C16orf78 homolog isoform X2 yields the protein MEHQSIKAIYMDVSLVTSQLKLKKIRRSLDSMKTMNDNLLKQEERKVKKWLKKHAQVSPSGSYKSLCKPLSSYPESSQDTDTRPVSGKESLEIPWSQFGDHLSNFVSFLRLPTKRPNDDRKHSKDLTPFSRTDMPLHTLAGPNANSSRNSSYNVFPPNRDSRKGSHSRQPSLDNTTSLQEAVALFPSLQRLSTKIERLSLSKLQLHSPVSGFPTLQKKLKGMIEKAKEEDKLRSLEPLPQIKPEEILSCRYLRLSQSNISTLLELCKESGIYIDLHPHMKESDIDASTILSSSPSKTT from the exons ATGGAGCATCAAAGCATCAAAGCAATTTATATGGATGTGTCTTTAGTCACCAGTCAGTTAAAG CTAAAGAAGATTAGGCGATCCCTTGATTCAATGAAGACAATGAACGATAACTTACTCAAGCAAGAGGAAAGAAAAGTGAAGAAGTGGCTCAAGAAACACGCCCAGGTTTCACCTTCAGGGTCATATAAATCATTATGCAAG CCATTATCCAGTTATCCTGAGTCGAGTCAAGACACAGACACACGGCCAGTCTCTGGGAAAGAGTCTCTCGAGATCCCGTGGAGCCAGTTTGGGGACCATTTGTCCAACTTCGTGAGCTTCCTGCGGCTACCGACAAAAAGACCAAATGATG ACCGGAAACACTCTAAGGACCTCACGCCCTTCAGCCGAACTGACATGCCCTTGCATACTCTAGCAGGCCCAAATGCcaacagttccagaaacagcagctACAATGTGTTCCCACCAAACCGGGACTCACGGAAGGGCAGCCACtcccggcagcccagcttggATAACACGACCTCCCTCCAAGAAGCTGtggctctcttcccttccttgcaAAGGCTGTCGACAAAAATAGAAAGGCTCTCGCTCTCCAAGCTCCAGCTCCACAGCCCAGTCTCCGGGTTCCCCACGCTGCAGAAAAAACTCAAGGGCATGATCGAAAAGGCGAAGGAGGAGGATAAGCTGAGGTCACTGGAGCCACTGCCTCAGATCAAACCGGAAGAAATTCTGAGCTGCAG GTATCTCCGTTTGTCCCAGAGCAATATCAGCACCTTGCTGGAGCTATGTAAGGAATCCGGCATTTACATAGACTTACATCCCCATATGAAAGAATCGGACATTGATGCTAGCActattctctcctcctcccccagcaaGACAACTTAG
- the C9H16orf78 gene encoding uncharacterized protein C16orf78 homolog isoform X3, with protein sequence MPSRQAEEQPLQLKKIRRSLDSMKTMNDNLLKQEERKVKKWLKKHAQVSPSGSYKSLCKPLSSYPESSQDTDTRPVSGKESLEIPWSQFGDHLSNFVSFLRLPTKRPNDDRKHSKDLTPFSRTDMPLHTLAGPNANSSRNSSYNVFPPNRDSRKGSHSRQPSLDNTTSLQEAVALFPSLQRLSTKIERLSLSKLQLHSPVSGFPTLQKKLKGMIEKAKEEDKLRSLEPLPQIKPEEILSCRYLRLSQSNISTLLELCKESGIYIDLHPHMKESDIDASTILSSSPSKTT encoded by the exons CTAAAGAAGATTAGGCGATCCCTTGATTCAATGAAGACAATGAACGATAACTTACTCAAGCAAGAGGAAAGAAAAGTGAAGAAGTGGCTCAAGAAACACGCCCAGGTTTCACCTTCAGGGTCATATAAATCATTATGCAAG CCATTATCCAGTTATCCTGAGTCGAGTCAAGACACAGACACACGGCCAGTCTCTGGGAAAGAGTCTCTCGAGATCCCGTGGAGCCAGTTTGGGGACCATTTGTCCAACTTCGTGAGCTTCCTGCGGCTACCGACAAAAAGACCAAATGATG ACCGGAAACACTCTAAGGACCTCACGCCCTTCAGCCGAACTGACATGCCCTTGCATACTCTAGCAGGCCCAAATGCcaacagttccagaaacagcagctACAATGTGTTCCCACCAAACCGGGACTCACGGAAGGGCAGCCACtcccggcagcccagcttggATAACACGACCTCCCTCCAAGAAGCTGtggctctcttcccttccttgcaAAGGCTGTCGACAAAAATAGAAAGGCTCTCGCTCTCCAAGCTCCAGCTCCACAGCCCAGTCTCCGGGTTCCCCACGCTGCAGAAAAAACTCAAGGGCATGATCGAAAAGGCGAAGGAGGAGGATAAGCTGAGGTCACTGGAGCCACTGCCTCAGATCAAACCGGAAGAAATTCTGAGCTGCAG GTATCTCCGTTTGTCCCAGAGCAATATCAGCACCTTGCTGGAGCTATGTAAGGAATCCGGCATTTACATAGACTTACATCCCCATATGAAAGAATCGGACATTGATGCTAGCActattctctcctcctcccccagcaaGACAACTTAG